Within the Thermoanaerobaculales bacterium genome, the region CGGGTACGGGAACGATTCAGGTTCGGGCGCGGAAGCGGGCGCGGAAGCGGGCGGCCCTCCCTACCAGCCCCGCACAGGGCGCCACTCGTCGACGATCTCGGGGCCGCGGACCACGTGGAAGCGGTCGAAGCAGGCGGCCGCGAGGCAGGAGTGGTCGGGCAGGATGCGGACGCGGCGCCCGGGCTGCCAGGAAGGGTCGAGCGGGCGGCCGCTGCGGATGACGCCGTGCTCCTGGGAGAGCGAGACCACCCGCAGCCCCGCAATTGGGTGCTGGTCGCCGGGGTCGACCACGACGCCGAAGCCGCAGCCGGGGTCGACGTGGATCGGGCCCGGGTCCTTGCTGAGGGCGAGGGCGCCGGCGTTGACCACCAGCTCGCGCCGCTCCGGGTAGACGCCGAGCACGGTTGCGAGCACCGAGAATGCGACCTCGTCGACCCGGCAGCTCCCGATGCCGGCCTGGAAGGCGTCGAAGAAGAGGTAGTTGCCGGGGCGCACCTCGGTCACGCCCGACAGGTCTTCGGCGGCGATCACGGTGGGGGTCGAGCCGACGCTGATCTCGTCCACCGCGATGCCGGCGGCGCGCAGCCGATCGGCGAAGGCAGTCATCACGTCGCGCTCGTGGCGGGCGACCCCGGCGGCCTCCGCGCGATTGCGGCAGCGGTAGGACTGGCCGGCGTGGGTCAGGATGCCGGCGAGCTCGAGGTGGGGCGCGGCGTCGATGGAGGCGGCCAGCCCGATCGCCGCCGGGTCGCCGGG harbors:
- a CDS encoding alanine racemase, giving the protein MTLDQLPTPCAVVDLDRLERNAAAMSQQARRLGVRLRPHVKTHKCVEAARLQTSGHGGAITVSTLAEARAFAAAGFADIAWAVPVALDRLDECAELVRRTARFMLLVDHPLAVAGLDSFAAAHGLRFEVLLEVDCGLHRSGVNPGDPAAIGLAASIDAAPHLELAGILTHAGQSYRCRNRAEAAGVARHERDVMTAFADRLRAAGIAVDEISVGSTPTVIAAEDLSGVTEVRPGNYLFFDAFQAGIGSCRVDEVAFSVLATVLGVYPERRELVVNAGALALSKDPGPIHVDPGCGFGVVVDPGDQHPIAGLRVVSLSQEHGVIRSGRPLDPSWQPGRRVRILPDHSCLAAACFDRFHVVRGPEIVDEWRPVRGW